Proteins encoded in a region of the Chloroflexota bacterium genome:
- a CDS encoding ABC transporter permease subunit has translation MRNALIIARRELGAYFASPIAYVVIAAYLVVMGILFSLIVAGRPGAEASLRFVFGNMFSAIILIIVGPLLTMRLLAEEQRSGTIELLLTSPIRDWEVVLGKYLAGCVVFLAMLVPTLVYPLLIERFGNPDHGMFVTTYVGVILLGMAILALGLLTSAVTQNQIVAAFLGLGLILVLTFTQFLATVVSGPLAGILTYLGLFSHFFDFLRGIIDTRDVVYYLSVTVGALFLTTQILGTRRWR, from the coding sequence ATGCGGAACGCACTCATCATCGCCCGACGGGAGCTCGGGGCCTATTTCGCTTCGCCGATCGCCTACGTCGTCATCGCAGCCTACCTCGTTGTCATGGGGATTCTGTTCTCCCTGATCGTGGCGGGGCGGCCGGGGGCCGAGGCCTCTCTCCGGTTCGTGTTCGGCAACATGTTCAGCGCGATCATCCTGATCATCGTCGGTCCACTGCTGACCATGCGGCTGCTGGCTGAGGAGCAGCGATCGGGCACCATCGAGTTGCTCCTTACCTCGCCGATACGGGATTGGGAGGTGGTGCTAGGGAAGTATCTGGCCGGTTGCGTGGTCTTCCTCGCCATGCTGGTCCCCACGCTCGTTTACCCGCTGCTCATCGAGCGCTTTGGGAACCCCGACCATGGCATGTTCGTCACTACCTACGTGGGCGTGATCCTGCTGGGGATGGCCATCCTTGCCCTGGGGCTGCTGACGTCGGCTGTCACCCAAAATCAGATCGTGGCGGCTTTCTTGGGTTTGGGACTGATCCTGGTCCTGACCTTCACGCAGTTCCTGGCCACGGTGGTCAGCGGGCCGCTGGCCGGTATACTGACGTATTTGGGATTGTTCAGCCATTTCTTCGATTTCCTGCGGGGTATCATCGACACGCGTGATGTGGTCTACTACCTCAGCGTGACCGTAGGAGCGCTCTTCCTGACGACGCAGATCTTGGGGACTAGGAGGTGGCGCTGA
- a CDS encoding ATP-binding cassette domain-containing protein, protein MIEVEDLTKVYGDFAAIQGVTFRVERGEVLGFLGPNGAGKTTTMRILTGFMPPTAGRVRVAGYDVFENSLEARRHIGYLPESVPLYPEMTVVSYLNFIASVRRVPDRQEAVERVMEKLGLDDHADVIIGKLSKGYRQRVGLAQALIHDPDVIVLDEPTIGLDPKQIIEVRELIRSLGGDHTVILSTHILPEVSQVCSRVLIINEGEIVAEDTPERLTARLKGGERIFVHLADGAAGVEEALGSIDGVQEVARVGDGKYEVTCALGRDVRPILARTLVERGWDLLELRPIGMSLEEVFLKLTTE, encoded by the coding sequence ATGATCGAGGTGGAGGACCTCACCAAGGTCTATGGTGACTTCGCTGCTATCCAGGGGGTCACCTTTCGGGTGGAGCGCGGCGAGGTGCTGGGTTTCCTGGGGCCCAATGGCGCCGGGAAGACGACAACCATGCGGATCCTGACGGGCTTCATGCCGCCCACCGCTGGCCGCGTTCGAGTCGCTGGCTATGACGTCTTCGAGAACTCCCTGGAGGCCCGGCGACACATCGGCTACCTGCCGGAGAGCGTGCCTCTCTACCCGGAAATGACCGTGGTCAGTTATCTGAACTTCATCGCATCCGTGCGCCGGGTTCCTGATCGCCAGGAGGCGGTTGAGCGGGTCATGGAGAAGCTGGGGCTGGATGATCATGCGGATGTGATCATCGGAAAGCTGTCCAAGGGGTATCGCCAGCGGGTCGGCTTGGCCCAGGCGCTGATCCACGATCCCGATGTGATCGTCTTGGACGAGCCGACCATCGGGCTCGACCCCAAGCAGATCATCGAGGTCCGCGAGCTGATCCGCAGCCTGGGAGGGGATCACACCGTGATCTTAAGCACCCACATCCTGCCCGAGGTCAGCCAGGTGTGCAGCCGCGTCCTGATCATCAACGAGGGGGAGATCGTGGCCGAGGATACGCCCGAGCGACTGACGGCTCGCCTGAAAGGCGGGGAGCGGATCTTCGTTCACCTGGCGGATGGCGCGGCCGGTGTAGAGGAGGCGCTGGGCTCCATCGATGGAGTGCAGGAGGTGGCCCGCGTGGGAGATGGAAAGTACGAGGTCACCTGCGCCCTGGGGCGGGATGTGCGTCCCATCTTGGCGCGTACGCTGGTGGAACGCGGCTGGGATCTGCTCGAGCTGCGTCCCATCGGCATGAGTCTGGAGGAGGTCTTCCTGAAGCTCACGACCGAATAG